One part of the Eubalaena glacialis isolate mEubGla1 chromosome 19, mEubGla1.1.hap2.+ XY, whole genome shotgun sequence genome encodes these proteins:
- the KLHL10 gene encoding kelch-like protein 10: MEMESAVASTCFHQPHMERKMSAMTCEIFNELRLEGKLCDVVIKVNGFEFNAHKNILCSCSSYFRALFTSGWNNTEKKVYNIPGISPDMMKLIIEYAYTRTIPITPDNVEKLLAAADQFNIMGIVRGCCEFLKSELCLVNCIGICKFTDYYYCPELRRKAYMFILHNFEEMVKVSAEFLELSVTELKDIIEKDELNVKQEDAVFEAILKWISHDPQNRKQHISVLLPKVRLALMHAEYFMNNVKMNDYVKDSEECKPVIINALRAMYDLNMNGPSNSDFTNPLTRPRLPYAILFAIGGWSGGSPTNAIEAYDARADRWLNVTCEEESPRAYHGTAYLKGYVYIIGGFDSVDYFNSVKRFNPVKKTWHQVAPMHSRRCYVSVTVLSNFIYAMGGFDGYVRLNTAERYEPETNQWTLIAPMHEQRSDASATTLHGKVYICGGFNGNECLFTAEVYDAESNQWTVIAPMRSRRSGIGVIAYGEHIYAVGGFDGANRLRSAEAYSPVANTWRTIPTMFNPRSNFGIEVVDDLLFVVGGFNGFTTTFNVECYDEKTEEWYDAHDMSIYRSALSCCVVPGLANVGEYAARRDNFTGVALRDEVKYSASTSTLPV, translated from the exons ATGGAGATGGAGAGCGCGGTGGCCTCCACATGTTTCCACCAGCCTCACATGGAGAGGAAGATGAGTGCGATGACCTGTGAGATCTTCAACGAGCTTAGACTAGAGGGCAAGCTCTGCGACGTGGTCATTAAGGTCAATGGCTTTGAGTTCAATGCCCACAAGAACATCCTCTGTAGCTGCAGTTCCTACTTTAG agCTTTGTTTACAAGTGGCTGGAACAACACTGAAAAGAAGGTATACAACATCCCTGGCATTTCCCCCGACATGATGAAGCTAATTATCGAATATGCGTACACCCGGACCATCCCCATCACACCAGACAACGTGGAGAAGCTGCTGGCTGCTGCAGACCAATTTAACATCATGGGTATTGTCAGGGGTTGCTGTGAGTTCCTCAAGTCGGAGCTGTGTTTGGTTAATTGTATCGGCATCTGCAAGTTCACAGACTACTACTACTGCCCCGAGCTGAGGCGGAAGGCCTACATGTTCATACTGCACAACTTTGAGGAGATGGTGAAAGTCTCAGCAGAGTTTTTAGAGCTCTCAGTCACTGAACTTAAGGATATCATTGAGAAAGATGAGCTCAACGTCAAGCAAGAAGATGCTGTATTTGAGGccattttaaaatggatttctCATGACCCCCAAAATAGGAAGCAGCATATTTCAGTTTTGCTTCCCAAG GTTCGCCTGGCTCTAATGCATGCTGAATACTTCATGAACAATGTTAAGATGAATGACTACGTCAAAGACAGTGAGGAATGCAAGCCAGTCATCATTAATGCACTGAGGGCCATGTATGACCTAAACATGAACGGACCTTCTAATTCTGACTTCACCAACCCACTCACCAGGCCCCGCCTGCCCTATGCCATCCTATTTGCAATTGGTGGCTGGAGTGGTGGGAGCCCCACCAATGCCATTGAGGCATATGATGCTCGGGCAGACAGATGGCTGAATGTCACTTGTGAGGAAGAGAGTCCTCGTGCCTACCACGGGACAGCTTATTTGAAAGGCTATGTTTATATCATTGGGGGGTTCGATAGTGTAGACTATTTCAATAGTGTTAAGCGTTTTAACCCAGTCAAGAAAACGTGGCACCAGGTGGCCCCGATGCACTCCAGGCGTTGCTACGTCAGCGTGACAGTCCTCAGTAATTTTATTTACGCCATGGGAGGATTTGATGGCTATGTGCGTCTCAACACTGCTGAACGTTATGAGCCAGAGACCAACCAATGGACACTCATTGCCCCCATGCATGAACAGAGGAGTGATGCGAGTGCCACAACACTCCATGGAAAG GTCTACATATGTGGTGGGTTTAACGGAAATGAATGCCTGTTTACAGCAGAAGTGTACGACGCTGAGAGTAATCAGTGGACAGTCATAGCACCCATGAGAAGCAGGAGGAGTGGAATAGGCGTAATTGCTTATGGAGAACACATATATGCG GTAGGCGGCTTTGACGGAGCTAATCGACTTAGAAGTGCAGAAGCCTACAGCCCAGTGGCTAATACTTGGCGCACGATCCCCACTATGTTTAATCCTCGTAGCAATTTTGGTATCGAGGTGGTAGACGACCTCTTGTTTGTGGTGGGTGGCTTTAATGGCTTTACCACCACCTTTAATGTTGAGTGCTATGATGAAAAGACTGAAGAGTGGTATGATGCTCATGACATGAGTATATACCGCAGTGCTCTGAGCTGCTGTGTAGTACCAGGGCTGGCCAATGTTGGGGAATACGCAGCTAGACGAGACAACTTCACAGGAGTAGCACTGCGTGATGAAGTAAAGTATTCCGCCTCGACAAGTACCCTACCTGTATGA
- the KLHL11 gene encoding kelch-like protein 11 has protein sequence MAAAAVAAAAAAAAAASLQVLEMESMETAAAGSAGLAAEVRGSGTVDFGPAPGLSAMEASGGDPGPEAEDFECSSHCSELSWRQNEQRRQGLFCDITLCFGGAGGREFRAHRSVLAAATEYFTPLLSGQFSESRSGRVEMRKWSSEPGPEPDTVEAVIEYMYTGRIRVSTGSVHEVLELADRFLLIRLKEFCGEFLKKKLHLSNCVAIHSLAHMYTLSQLALKAADMIRRNFHKVIQDEEFYTLPFHLIRDWLSDLEITVDSEEVLFETVLKWVQRNAEERERYFEELFKLLRLSQMKPTYLTRHVKPERLVASNEVCVKLVADAVERHALRAENIQSGTFQHPTSHVSLLPRYGQNMDVIMVIGGVSEGGDYLSECVGYFVDEDRWVNLPHIHNHLDGHAVAVTESYVYVAGSMEPGFAKTVERYNPNLNTWEHVCSLMTRKHSFGLTEVKGKLYSIGGHGNFSPGFKDVTVFNPELDKWHNLESAPKILRDVKALAIEDRFVYIAARTPVDRDTEDGLKAVITCYDTETRQWQDVESLPLIDNYCFFQMSVVNSNFYQTASCCPKSYSLENEEAVRKIASQVSDEILESLPPEVLSIEGAAICYYKDDVFIIGGWKNSDDIDKQYRKEAYRYCAERKRWMLLPPMPQPRCRATACHVRIPYRYLHGTQRYPMPQNLMWQKDRIRQMQEIHRHALNMRRVPSSQIEC, from the exons atggcggcggcggcggtggcggcggcagcagccgcGGCTGCGGCTGCATCTCTGCAGGTGCTAGAGATGGAGAGCATGGAGACGGCCGCCGCCGGCTCGGCGGGGCTGGCCGCCGAAGTCAGAGGCAGCGGCACGGTGGACTTCGGGCCTGCGCCTGGCTTGTCTGCAATGGAGGCGAGCGGGGGCGACCCGGGCCCGGAGGCCGAGGATTTCGAGTGCAGCTCTCACTGCTCGGAGCTGTCATGGAGGCAGAACGAGCAGCGGCGCCAGGGCCTCTTCTGCGACATTACCTTGTGCTTCGGCGGTGCGGGAGGCCGCGAGTTCCGGGCCCACCGCTCGGTGCTGGCCGCCGCCACCGAGTACTTCACGCCCCTGCTCTCGGGCCAGTTCTCCGAGTCCCGCTCGGGCCGGGTGGAGATGCGCAAGTGGAGCTCCGAGCCCGGGCCCGAACCCGACACGGTGGAAGCCGTTATCGAATACATGTACACCGGGCGCATCCGCGTCAGCACGGGCAGCGTGCACGAGGTGCTGGAGTTGGCCGACAG gtTCCTATTAATTCGTTTAAAAGAATTTTGTGGAGAATTTCTCAAGAAAAAACTTCATCTCTCTAATTGTGTGGCCATTCATAGCTTAGCTCACATGTATACTCTAAGCCAACTTGCTCTGAAAGCTGCGGATATGATACGGAGAAACTTCCACAAAGTAATTCAGGATGAGGAGTTTTATACTTTACCTTTCCACCTCATTCGAGACTGGCTGTCGGACTTGGAGATTACAGTTGATTCTGAAGAGGTTCTATTTGAAACAGTTTTGAAATGGGTTCAGAGAAAtgctgaagagagagagagatactttGAAGAACTTTTTAAATTGCTCAGATTGTCCCAGATGAAACCTACTTACCTTACTCGTCATGTCAAACCAGAGAGGCTGGTGGCCAGTAATGAAGTTTGTGTCAAGTTAGTGGCCGATGCAGTGGAGAGGCATGCTCTTAGAGCCGAGAATATACAGTCTGGCACATTCCAGCATCCCACTTCTCATGTCTCATTATTACCTCGCTATGGGCAAAACATGGATGTGATCATGGTTATCGGAGGCGTGTCAGAAGGAGGGGACTATTTAAGTGAATGTGTGGGATATTTTGTCGATGAGGACAGATGGGTAAACCTACCCCATATTCATAATCACCTTGATGGACATGCTGTTGCAGTAACAGAATCCTACGTGTATGTTGCTGGGTCGATGGAACCAGGGTTTGCTAAAACCGTGGAAAGGTATAACCCAAACTTGAATACCTGGGAACACGTTTGTAGTCTGATGACAAGGAAGCATTCTTTTGGACTAACAGAAGTCAAAGGGAAGCTATACAGCATTGGAGGACATGGCAACTTCAGTCCTGGTTTTAAAGATGTGACTGTTTTTAATCCCGAGCTTGATAAATGGCACAACTTGGAATCAGCACCAAAGATTCTTCGAGATGTTAAAGCGCTAGCCATTGAAGACCGGTTTGTGTACATCGCTGCCCGCACTCCTGTGGACCGGGACACTGAAGATGGATTAAAGGCTGTCATCACTTGTTATGATACGGAGACTCGACAGTGGCAAGATGTGGAATCTTTGCCACTTATTGACAATTACTGCTTTTTCCAAATGTCTGTGGTCAATTCAAACTTTTATCAGACAGCCTCATGCTGTCCCAAGAGTTATTCTTTAGAAAATGAAGAGGCAGTAAGAAAAATTGCCAGCCAAGTTTCCGACGAGATCCTTGAAAGCTTACCTCCAGAAGTCCTAAGCATCGAAGGAGCGGCCATTTGCTATTACAAAGATGACGTTTTCATTATTGGAGGCTGGAAAAACAGTGATGATATTGACAAACAGTATCGGAAAGAAGCTTACCGATATTGTGCTGAGAGAAAGAGGTGGATGCTTCTTCCTCCCATGCCACAGCCTCGTTGTAGAGCCACTGCCTGCCATGTGAGAATCCCATACCGGTACTTGCATGGCACTCAGAGATATCCTATGCCTCAAAACTTAATGTGGCAGAAGGACCGGATCAGACAGATGCAAGAAATACATCGACACGCCCTAAACATGCGACGAGTGCCAAGCTCTCAGATAGAATGCTAG